A region from the Simiduia sp. 21SJ11W-1 genome encodes:
- a CDS encoding MotA/TolQ/ExbB proton channel family protein — protein MDFINTIVRFFQEGGPFMYPISLVLVVGLAIACERWLFLTHAKISNRRAFDRILPLLSKGEYKKVVAMGNQDDAPVARMVAAGVARMAESQRRDDIELAMEEGVMEAVPRLEKRTPYLATLANIATLLGLLGTIIGLIAAFTAVANADPTEKATLLSQSISVAMNTTAFGLIAAIPLLLLHAMLQTKTTEIVDSLEMAGVKCLNLMASARAVLTKTRTQDASQ, from the coding sequence ATGGATTTCATCAACACCATCGTTCGCTTTTTTCAAGAAGGCGGGCCTTTCATGTACCCCATTTCCTTAGTGTTGGTGGTGGGCCTGGCCATCGCCTGTGAGCGCTGGTTGTTTTTAACCCACGCCAAGATCAGTAACCGCCGCGCCTTTGATCGCATCTTGCCGCTGCTCTCTAAAGGCGAGTACAAAAAAGTGGTTGCCATGGGCAACCAGGACGATGCGCCAGTGGCGCGCATGGTTGCCGCCGGTGTTGCGCGCATGGCGGAATCCCAGCGCCGTGACGACATCGAGCTGGCCATGGAAGAGGGCGTGATGGAGGCAGTGCCACGCCTTGAAAAGCGCACCCCCTATTTGGCCACTCTGGCCAACATCGCCACACTTTTGGGCCTGTTGGGTACCATTATCGGTTTGATTGCCGCCTTTACCGCGGTTGCCAACGCAGACCCAACCGAAAAAGCCACACTGCTTTCGCAGTCTATTTCGGTGGCCATGAACACCACAGCCTTCGGTTTGATTGCCGCCATTCCGCTGTTGTTGTTGCACGCCATGCTGCAAACCAAAACCACTGAAATTGTAGACAGCCTGGAAATGGCGGGCGTGAAATGTTTGAACCTGATGGCCAGTGCGCGGGCTGTGTTAACCAAAACCCGCACGCAAGACGCGTCTCAGTAA
- a CDS encoding tetratricopeptide repeat protein, with the protein MAAQRLTRRPLALAITFTSLIALSGCSFFADDPLVDDSPKLAALEPARVPEVKPLVADTELLAVQQRYQRALDVAEDERIKRDIYERLAELSMLRAEQKLLEGTEDPAPYFREVITQYEALLAVPMDEHYDPATRQEAIYQLAKAHALMGNTEASDTVLTQLTEHHPEGDFVAEAQFRRAESAFSAGDYVAAANHYQSVIDAGPATPYYLNATYMHGWAMFKRGWYPQSLDSFTSVLDKLLPAGSKAQELSSSNQNLLNDSLRIMAVTFSYLDGADTIEQTYVDIGKRHYHHMLYESLGQLYLEKERYRDSADTYGHYVANNPLDEHSPNFSVRQIEVYGQGNFPSLILPAKEDYVRNYGFTSSYWADLSDTEREPIRKHLHSFLDELASYEHASAQQAQADIEKLKPAERAKALPELEAKRAGHYAQAALWYSEFISTFPEDAKTPEMAFLMGEALFEADKLEAAFAAFEKVAYQYKDATRGPEAGYSAILSATKIGERDTLNEQDRIAWQDLKIASSLRFAQSFPTDTRAAAVLTQAANELLAQGKPQDAIAAAVQVTQWQPEPDAELRKTAWLVLAQSYYDTEQYESAEYAYNQVLTFLPARDPMREDIKTRIAASVYKRSEQLIAAGSMALAVEQLIRVQSLAPDSDIAISAQYDAASYLIELKRWEEAEQLLVDFRSRYPNHSLTASITPKMVLIYEQSENWSAAAEELLKQARNSQDPALQQQSLYIAAEYYERDGNTENAINFYREYAHNYPEPFNQNLEAQYKLSELYLAQGNIQNRDYWLRKIIETDRTAGDQRTDRSITLAAMATSVRADDFYKSFESIALNLPLKQSLAKKKKALQDTLDMYQALLKYGVAEYTTQASHRIGAIYAQLSRDLMDSQRPRGLDELELEQYEILLEEQAFPFEEQAIEIFEANAQRAWSGTYDEWVKHSFAELARLLPARYRKQEAVLEYSDVLH; encoded by the coding sequence ATGGCAGCGCAACGATTAACACGGCGGCCACTGGCCTTAGCCATCACCTTCACAAGCCTGATTGCGCTCTCGGGTTGTAGCTTTTTTGCCGATGATCCCCTGGTGGATGACAGCCCTAAACTCGCCGCCCTTGAGCCTGCACGGGTGCCTGAGGTTAAACCTCTTGTGGCTGATACCGAGTTATTGGCCGTGCAGCAACGCTACCAGCGCGCCCTGGATGTAGCGGAAGACGAGCGCATTAAGCGCGACATCTACGAGCGACTGGCCGAGCTCAGCATGTTGCGCGCCGAACAAAAATTGCTGGAAGGCACCGAAGATCCGGCGCCGTATTTCCGTGAAGTGATCACCCAATATGAGGCGCTCTTGGCAGTGCCCATGGATGAACACTATGATCCGGCTACCCGCCAAGAGGCCATCTACCAGTTGGCCAAAGCCCATGCGCTGATGGGCAATACCGAAGCGTCCGACACAGTGCTCACCCAGCTGACCGAGCATCACCCGGAAGGCGATTTTGTGGCAGAGGCGCAATTTCGGCGCGCTGAATCCGCCTTCAGTGCCGGCGATTATGTGGCCGCTGCCAATCACTACCAATCGGTAATTGATGCAGGCCCTGCCACGCCTTACTACCTGAACGCCACCTACATGCACGGTTGGGCCATGTTCAAACGTGGCTGGTATCCGCAATCGCTCGATTCGTTCACCTCTGTGTTAGATAAGCTTTTGCCGGCCGGTAGCAAGGCCCAGGAGTTGTCATCTTCCAACCAGAATTTGTTAAACGATTCACTGCGCATTATGGCCGTTACCTTTTCCTACCTGGACGGTGCCGATACCATCGAGCAAACCTATGTGGATATTGGCAAGCGCCACTATCACCACATGCTCTATGAATCGCTTGGGCAGTTGTATCTGGAAAAAGAGCGCTACCGCGACAGCGCAGATACCTACGGCCACTATGTGGCAAACAATCCCCTTGACGAACACTCGCCGAATTTTTCTGTGCGCCAGATAGAGGTGTACGGGCAGGGCAATTTCCCGTCGCTGATTTTGCCGGCCAAAGAAGACTATGTGCGCAACTACGGCTTCACCAGTAGCTACTGGGCAGATTTATCCGACACCGAGCGCGAGCCCATTCGCAAACACCTGCACAGCTTTCTGGATGAGTTGGCAAGTTACGAGCATGCCAGTGCCCAACAAGCCCAGGCGGATATTGAAAAATTAAAGCCCGCCGAGCGCGCCAAAGCGTTGCCGGAACTGGAAGCCAAACGCGCTGGTCACTATGCCCAGGCTGCACTCTGGTACTCGGAATTTATCAGCACCTTCCCCGAAGACGCGAAAACGCCAGAAATGGCCTTCTTGATGGGCGAGGCGCTGTTTGAGGCCGACAAACTCGAAGCCGCCTTCGCCGCCTTTGAAAAAGTGGCCTACCAATACAAAGATGCCACCCGCGGCCCCGAGGCCGGCTACAGTGCGATTTTATCGGCAACAAAAATTGGCGAGCGCGATACACTCAACGAACAAGATCGCATCGCCTGGCAAGACCTGAAAATCGCAAGCTCCCTGCGTTTTGCCCAAAGTTTCCCAACCGATACACGTGCCGCCGCCGTGCTCACCCAAGCGGCCAATGAACTGTTGGCCCAGGGCAAACCGCAAGATGCCATAGCCGCGGCTGTGCAGGTTACCCAATGGCAGCCCGAGCCTGATGCAGAATTACGTAAAACCGCGTGGTTGGTTTTGGCGCAAAGTTATTACGATACCGAGCAATACGAATCGGCCGAGTATGCCTACAACCAGGTGTTAACTTTCTTGCCCGCGCGCGACCCCATGCGTGAAGACATCAAAACCCGCATTGCCGCAAGCGTATACAAACGTTCCGAGCAACTCATTGCCGCCGGTAGCATGGCGCTGGCGGTGGAGCAGTTAATTCGCGTGCAGTCGCTTGCGCCCGACAGCGACATTGCCATCAGCGCACAGTACGACGCCGCCAGCTATTTAATTGAATTAAAACGTTGGGAAGAAGCCGAGCAACTGCTGGTGGATTTCCGCAGCCGCTACCCCAACCATTCGCTCACCGCCAGCATCACGCCCAAAATGGTGTTGATTTACGAGCAGAGTGAAAACTGGTCGGCCGCAGCAGAGGAGCTGCTAAAGCAGGCGCGCAACAGCCAAGACCCGGCACTGCAGCAACAGTCGCTCTACATTGCCGCTGAATACTACGAGCGCGATGGCAATACCGAAAACGCCATCAATTTCTACCGCGAGTATGCGCACAACTACCCGGAGCCCTTTAACCAAAATCTGGAGGCGCAATACAAATTAAGCGAGTTGTACCTGGCCCAGGGCAATATTCAAAACCGTGACTACTGGCTGCGCAAAATCATTGAAACCGATCGCACGGCTGGCGATCAACGCACCGATCGCTCCATTACTTTGGCGGCCATGGCCACCAGTGTGCGCGCCGATGATTTTTACAAATCCTTTGAAAGCATCGCGTTGAACCTGCCCCTGAAGCAATCGCTCGCGAAAAAGAAAAAAGCGCTACAAGACACCCTCGATATGTACCAGGCACTGCTCAAATACGGTGTGGCCGAATACACCACCCAGGCCAGCCATCGCATTGGCGCCATCTACGCCCAGCTGAGCCGCGATTTAATGGATTCACAGCGCCCGCGGGGGCTGGATGAACTGGAACTTGAGCAGTATGAAATTCTGCTTGAAGAACAGGCCTTCCCCTTTGAAGAGCAGGCCATTGAAATTTTTGAAGCCAACGCCCAGCGCGCCTGGAGTGGCACCTACGACGAGTGGGTAAAACACAGTTTTGCAGAATTGGCGCGCCTGTTGCCGGCACGCTATCGCAAGCAGGAAGCGGTTTTGGAGTACAGCGATGTCTTGCATTAA
- a CDS encoding biopolymer transporter ExbD, translating to MKQSLRAKRMAKHHKRLKNQSKLNLVSLMDIFTILVFFLLVNSSDVEVLQSDKSITLPTSSAETMPETTVVVRVNATDLLVGGRPVAKVSEVMAQSGNSIPALAKELNFLSANARPLSLEEQQQGRAVTIMGDKAIPYTLLKKVMATCAENEYRNISLAVSKAGKDDAETET from the coding sequence ATGAAGCAATCGCTACGCGCCAAGCGCATGGCCAAACATCACAAGCGCTTGAAGAACCAGTCTAAGTTGAACCTGGTTTCACTAATGGATATTTTCACCATTTTGGTGTTTTTCCTGTTGGTGAACTCTTCGGATGTAGAGGTTCTGCAATCAGACAAATCCATTACGCTGCCAACCTCCAGCGCCGAAACCATGCCGGAAACCACGGTAGTGGTGCGGGTAAACGCCACCGATCTATTGGTGGGCGGGCGCCCCGTGGCAAAGGTGTCTGAGGTCATGGCGCAATCGGGCAACAGTATTCCGGCACTGGCCAAGGAGCTTAATTTCCTGAGCGCCAACGCTCGCCCGCTGAGCCTTGAGGAGCAACAACAAGGGCGCGCTGTCACCATCATGGGCGACAAGGCCATTCCCTATACGCTGCTCAAAAAAGTGATGGCCACCTGCGCTGAAAACGAATACCGCAACATCTCACTGGCTGTATCTAAGGCCGGTAAAGATGATGCGGAAACGGAAACATAA
- a CDS encoding tetratricopeptide repeat protein has product MSCIKSCAGALFALALLAGCATSPEAPERADPEPDLNQPLDPAADAPRVPVPNPYAAQPEPNDPATRALLDKANAAMAAKAWGKAEPLLLQAIEQSGGYSGVYYNLGRVYYELNRKEEALAQFQNAVAMNDKNIYAYNALALIKREQGDFAAAETAYRQALAVWPDHANSHKNLGILYDLYMGRLADALSHYRNYQALQPEPDRLVNAWIVDLERRMPAPADATPAEPAATEEGE; this is encoded by the coding sequence ATGTCTTGCATTAAATCCTGCGCGGGCGCGCTCTTTGCGCTGGCGCTACTGGCCGGTTGCGCCACCAGCCCCGAGGCGCCGGAGCGCGCAGACCCAGAGCCCGATTTAAACCAGCCCCTAGACCCGGCCGCAGATGCCCCGCGCGTACCCGTGCCCAACCCTTATGCCGCCCAGCCCGAGCCAAACGATCCGGCCACGCGCGCGCTGTTGGACAAAGCCAACGCCGCCATGGCGGCAAAAGCCTGGGGTAAAGCCGAGCCCTTATTGCTGCAAGCCATCGAGCAATCTGGCGGTTACTCAGGTGTTTACTACAATCTGGGCCGGGTTTATTACGAGCTAAACCGCAAAGAAGAAGCCCTGGCGCAGTTTCAAAACGCCGTGGCCATGAACGACAAGAATATTTACGCCTACAATGCCTTGGCGTTGATTAAGCGCGAGCAGGGCGATTTTGCCGCGGCGGAAACCGCCTACCGGCAGGCCCTAGCGGTGTGGCCGGATCACGCCAACAGCCATAAAAACCTTGGCATACTTTACGATTTGTATATGGGCCGCTTAGCAGATGCACTTAGCCATTACCGCAACTATCAGGCGCTACAGCCCGAGCCGGACCGTTTGGTAAACGCCTGGATTGTGGATCTGGAACGCCGCATGCCGGCCCCGGCGGATGCTACGCCCGCCGAGCCCGCGGCCACCGAGGAGGGTGAATAA
- a CDS encoding AgmX/PglI C-terminal domain-containing protein, which yields MQAKRQAIIPPSLLLPWSSLEHDNERYKKILIALCIAFLIFGIIIPLIKVPEITREKAAELPPQLAKIILEKKVPPPPPPKPKEPEKPKEEPKEKPKEEPKPKEKPKEVEPPKPDVAKAREKAATSGLLQFQDDLMDMREALDASDVASANITRGAAEAEKLDRSMITSGAKTTSGGISNAAVSRDTGGVALSGRETTKVDSKLAAGGTEVKASKNTRDVSGRSEEEIRRVMDKNKAAIFAIYNRALRKNPTLEGKVVVKMVIEPNGSVSAATLVSSDLNDPDLESKILSRLKLIRFGQANVSQTSLNYSFDFLPY from the coding sequence ATGCAAGCAAAACGACAGGCAATCATACCGCCCAGTTTGCTCTTGCCCTGGTCTTCACTGGAGCACGACAACGAGCGCTACAAGAAAATTTTGATCGCGCTGTGTATCGCGTTTTTGATTTTCGGCATCATTATTCCTTTGATTAAGGTGCCTGAAATTACCCGCGAAAAGGCCGCAGAACTGCCGCCGCAGCTGGCCAAAATTATTTTGGAAAAAAAGGTGCCGCCACCACCACCACCTAAACCCAAAGAGCCGGAAAAGCCCAAGGAAGAGCCTAAGGAAAAACCCAAGGAAGAGCCCAAGCCCAAAGAAAAGCCCAAGGAAGTGGAGCCGCCTAAACCTGATGTGGCCAAAGCCCGTGAAAAGGCTGCCACATCAGGCTTGCTGCAGTTCCAGGATGATCTGATGGACATGCGCGAGGCCTTGGATGCCTCAGACGTGGCCAGTGCCAACATCACGCGTGGCGCGGCAGAGGCTGAAAAACTGGATCGCTCCATGATCACCAGTGGCGCCAAAACCACGTCTGGCGGCATCAGTAACGCGGCCGTTAGCCGTGATACCGGTGGCGTGGCATTGAGTGGCCGTGAAACCACCAAGGTGGATTCCAAGCTCGCCGCCGGTGGCACCGAGGTTAAGGCAAGCAAAAACACCCGCGATGTGTCTGGCCGCAGCGAAGAAGAAATTCGCCGCGTAATGGACAAAAACAAAGCGGCTATTTTTGCCATCTACAACCGTGCCCTGCGTAAAAATCCAACGCTGGAAGGCAAGGTTGTGGTGAAAATGGTGATTGAGCCCAACGGTTCGGTAAGTGCAGCGACACTCGTTTCGAGCGACCTGAACGACCCGGATCTGGAAAGCAAGATATTGTCGCGCTTGAAGCTTATTCGCTTCGGGCAAGCCAATGTTTCACAAACCTCGCTCAATTACTCCTTCGACTTCCTGCCCTATTAA
- a CDS encoding lipopolysaccharide assembly protein LapB yields the protein MKVGGVKTFARLLCGWAIFGCASWAFADDDALPSSVADLRYGVTLYEYYQQNYFAALSELMVADARGGIQGHKDNPQIIAGAIGLAFGMEERAGAAFSELLTENKPLNVRDTAWFYLGKLQYQQGDWAGAGESFNNISAEIDSRLARELAAMRLQILLRNEDYKEAKILFSQLPDMGRWHELVNYNLGVALGRQGEAVQALGYLQAATETPLREHPMHQKVQRALRDRAHTAIGYIHIQQGEYQKAVDAFNAVRLTGPYSDRALLGLGWAWAAQDKYEQALAPWQKLNEGSLQQTSVLESLLAVPFAYEKIGADVAALDAYEGAEHIFAKELEKIQALRAELEGGYLLDVIRQGTAQGNQSWFALDPAVSLKPELAYLSEIFAQNDFQSRVQAVRDLLFMQNNLAQWQQKQDVYADLLVQRGRARAEKVAAMQASGKMQLEASLREQARTIRGWLMQVEKNRDYLALVTDEDMLDQMAWVASAKASVEALEASGESADWERQQLEFYQGVLLWNAQEQFSSNLWAQKSALNELETALDELGRAGVSLQKAIDEAPEILPYQERMSALDQRLAAEIVAIDSQLLKEERALQNQVMAALNAQQVRIKNYLARTRLSVARLYDERLKQ from the coding sequence GTGAAGGTTGGTGGGGTTAAAACCTTTGCCCGGCTGTTGTGTGGCTGGGCAATTTTCGGGTGTGCCAGTTGGGCTTTTGCCGACGACGACGCGCTGCCAAGTTCCGTGGCGGATTTGCGCTATGGCGTTACCTTGTATGAGTACTACCAACAAAATTATTTTGCAGCCCTCAGTGAGTTGATGGTGGCCGATGCCCGTGGCGGTATACAGGGCCATAAAGACAACCCGCAAATTATTGCCGGTGCCATTGGCCTGGCCTTCGGTATGGAAGAGCGCGCAGGCGCGGCCTTCAGTGAATTACTCACCGAAAACAAACCGCTCAATGTGCGCGATACCGCCTGGTTTTACCTGGGCAAGCTGCAATACCAGCAGGGCGATTGGGCCGGTGCCGGAGAAAGTTTTAACAACATTTCCGCAGAAATCGACAGCCGACTGGCGCGCGAGTTGGCGGCCATGCGCCTGCAAATTTTGCTACGCAACGAAGACTACAAAGAAGCCAAAATATTATTTAGCCAACTGCCCGACATGGGCCGCTGGCACGAGCTTGTAAACTACAATCTGGGCGTGGCGCTCGGGCGTCAGGGCGAAGCCGTGCAGGCATTGGGCTACTTGCAAGCCGCCACCGAAACGCCCTTGCGCGAACACCCCATGCACCAAAAAGTGCAACGCGCATTGCGTGATCGCGCCCACACAGCCATCGGTTACATTCACATTCAGCAAGGTGAATACCAAAAGGCGGTAGATGCCTTTAACGCCGTGCGCTTAACCGGCCCCTATTCAGACCGAGCACTCTTGGGCCTGGGTTGGGCGTGGGCTGCGCAAGATAAATACGAACAGGCCCTGGCGCCCTGGCAAAAACTGAACGAAGGCTCGCTGCAACAAACCAGCGTGCTTGAATCCCTATTGGCCGTGCCCTTTGCCTACGAAAAAATCGGCGCCGATGTAGCAGCCCTGGATGCCTACGAAGGTGCGGAACACATCTTTGCCAAAGAGCTTGAAAAAATTCAGGCACTGCGGGCAGAGCTTGAAGGCGGCTACCTGCTAGACGTTATTCGCCAGGGCACAGCCCAGGGCAACCAAAGCTGGTTTGCGCTGGACCCTGCCGTGTCGCTAAAACCCGAGCTTGCCTATTTATCTGAAATTTTTGCCCAAAACGATTTTCAATCGCGCGTGCAAGCGGTGCGCGATTTGTTGTTCATGCAAAACAATCTGGCCCAGTGGCAACAAAAGCAGGATGTCTACGCCGATCTGCTGGTGCAGCGCGGCCGAGCGCGGGCTGAAAAAGTGGCTGCCATGCAGGCCTCAGGCAAAATGCAGTTAGAGGCAAGCCTGCGTGAACAGGCGCGCACTATCCGCGGCTGGCTGATGCAAGTGGAAAAAAACCGCGACTATTTAGCGCTCGTTACCGATGAAGACATGCTCGACCAAATGGCTTGGGTGGCATCGGCCAAGGCATCGGTTGAGGCACTAGAGGCCAGCGGTGAATCCGCCGACTGGGAGCGCCAGCAACTGGAATTTTACCAAGGCGTACTCTTGTGGAATGCCCAAGAGCAATTTTCCAGTAATCTGTGGGCGCAAAAATCCGCGTTAAACGAACTTGAAACCGCGCTTGATGAGCTGGGGCGCGCGGGCGTTTCGCTGCAAAAAGCTATCGACGAGGCGCCGGAAATCCTGCCTTACCAGGAGCGGATGTCGGCGCTCGATCAACGCCTGGCCGCTGAAATTGTGGCCATAGACAGCCAGCTGTTAAAAGAGGAGCGGGCGCTTCAGAACCAGGTGATGGCCGCGTTAAACGCCCAGCAAGTTCGCATTAAAAACTATCTTGCGCGCACGCGGTTAAGTGTGGCGCGCCTGTACGATGAACGGTTGAAGCAGTAA
- a CDS encoding murein L,D-transpeptidase, producing MSARRFFCALLLTVWLQPAQAYAEDALQQRLDAWQAGFSASAAGLHLHHADALQAFYQSQGFTWLWFDSQGKLRPRAHELMNAIANTAAEGLMPEDYRHGMLARIAGQASLERAEQVDLELLMSDSFITLASHLRYGKVDPGILQEQWRNVQANELLPDLLTPLLSESVTNVLASHRPNQPRYGRLMSALGAMRALSERPWPAFSLRPSVKFNGADPRLPEIAERLMLLGDLPEAWAGEVLDAPMADAVRNFQRRHGLQQDGDIGPETFAALNITPAERAGQIVANLERWRWLDTDLGERFLLVNIAGFDLRLIENDERVMQQAVIVGRDYRKTPVFSDKVRYLVFNPTWTVPAKLAIHDKLPEIQKNPDYLREYGFTVYRGGSSEVVDPATVDWAKVNKSNFNFRLVQSPGPLNALGQVKFMFPNSHAVYLHDTPARELFDKHQRAFSSGCIRVADPMLLAELLLRDEGYTRADIDAWVASGETKTVYLKSPMPVHLEYWTAWVNSTNTLHFRADIYKRDRPLLAALNAPI from the coding sequence ATGAGTGCTCGCCGTTTTTTCTGTGCGCTGCTGCTGACTGTGTGGCTGCAACCCGCGCAGGCCTATGCAGAAGATGCGCTGCAGCAACGCTTGGATGCCTGGCAGGCAGGCTTTAGTGCAAGTGCCGCGGGCCTGCACCTGCACCATGCCGATGCCTTGCAGGCCTTTTACCAAAGCCAGGGCTTTACATGGCTCTGGTTTGATTCACAAGGCAAGCTTCGCCCGCGCGCCCATGAACTCATGAATGCCATTGCCAATACGGCAGCCGAAGGTTTAATGCCAGAGGATTACCGCCACGGGATGCTTGCTCGCATTGCAGGCCAAGCGTCACTTGAGCGCGCAGAGCAAGTGGACCTGGAGCTGCTGATGAGCGACAGCTTTATCACGCTTGCCTCGCACTTGCGATATGGCAAGGTAGATCCGGGCATTCTGCAAGAGCAATGGCGCAATGTGCAGGCAAATGAACTTCTGCCCGATCTACTTACGCCGCTATTAAGCGAGAGTGTGACCAATGTACTAGCAAGCCACAGGCCCAATCAGCCCCGCTATGGGCGCTTGATGAGTGCCTTGGGCGCTATGCGCGCGCTCAGTGAAAGGCCCTGGCCTGCATTCAGTTTACGCCCCTCCGTTAAATTTAATGGCGCAGACCCACGGCTGCCAGAGATTGCCGAGCGCTTGATGCTACTGGGTGATTTGCCCGAAGCCTGGGCCGGTGAAGTGTTAGATGCGCCCATGGCCGATGCTGTGCGCAATTTCCAACGTCGCCACGGCTTGCAGCAAGATGGCGACATTGGCCCGGAAACCTTTGCAGCGCTGAACATCACACCCGCTGAGCGCGCCGGCCAAATTGTGGCAAACCTTGAGCGCTGGCGTTGGCTGGATACCGACCTGGGTGAGCGCTTTTTATTGGTAAATATTGCAGGTTTTGATTTGCGCTTGATTGAAAACGACGAGCGCGTTATGCAACAGGCCGTGATAGTGGGGCGCGATTATCGCAAAACGCCGGTGTTTTCCGACAAGGTGCGCTACCTGGTATTTAACCCCACCTGGACGGTACCGGCCAAGCTTGCCATTCACGACAAGCTACCGGAAATTCAAAAAAATCCCGATTACCTGCGCGAGTATGGTTTTACCGTGTATCGCGGTGGTAGCTCGGAAGTGGTAGATCCAGCCACTGTAGATTGGGCAAAGGTAAACAAATCGAATTTCAATTTTCGGCTGGTGCAATCGCCCGGGCCCCTGAACGCCCTGGGCCAGGTGAAGTTTATGTTCCCCAACAGCCACGCCGTTTATTTGCACGATACACCGGCACGCGAATTATTTGATAAGCACCAGCGAGCCTTCAGCTCTGGCTGCATTCGCGTGGCAGACCCAATGCTGCTGGCAGAGCTGCTGCTGCGTGACGAAGGCTACACCCGTGCAGATATAGACGCCTGGGTGGCCAGTGGCGAAACCAAAACCGTTTACCTTAAATCCCCCATGCCGGTACATCTGGAATACTGGACAGCCTGGGTAAACAGCACCAATACCCTGCATTTCAGGGCAGATATCTACAAGCGCGACAGGCCGCTTTTGGCGGCATTAAACGCACCGATTTAA
- a CDS encoding biopolymer transporter ExbD, producing MRHKHRHKPEAELDITSFMNLMIVLVPVLLLSMVFSHITVLDLKLPDLAADASASQDEPDQYTLEVVIHPEGFVVNQPAGRKLRAIPKLETGEQDYQTLSDILQAVKARLAELDKDKRDIVVLSQKDTEYQTLVSVMDTVRSYKAVVAANEVDAELFPDVSLGDAPGNITFDGAPATSGGAAQ from the coding sequence ATGAGACACAAACACAGACACAAGCCGGAGGCCGAGCTCGACATTACGTCGTTCATGAACCTCATGATTGTGCTGGTACCTGTTTTGCTGCTCTCCATGGTGTTTTCGCACATCACCGTTCTGGATTTAAAACTGCCCGATCTGGCCGCAGATGCCTCAGCCTCACAAGATGAACCCGACCAGTACACCCTGGAAGTGGTAATTCACCCGGAAGGCTTTGTGGTTAATCAGCCGGCTGGCCGCAAACTGCGCGCCATTCCCAAGCTGGAAACCGGCGAGCAGGATTACCAGACGCTGTCTGACATATTGCAGGCCGTAAAAGCGCGCCTGGCAGAGCTAGACAAAGACAAGCGAGACATAGTGGTACTGTCGCAAAAAGATACTGAATACCAAACGCTGGTTTCCGTAATGGATACCGTGCGCTCCTATAAAGCGGTGGTTGCCGCCAACGAGGTAGATGCCGAGCTGTTCCCCGATGTGTCCTTGGGCGATGCACCTGGCAACATCACCTTTGACGGTGCGCCTGCAACAAGCGGGGGGGCTGCACAATGA
- a CDS encoding AraC family transcriptional regulator — protein sequence MQAPAQEASDVEALKQRVLELNRDLLILEEELLYPASSQVSVFLSMDVGKFFRLDSVKLLIDGELVASHLYTEQQLDALYRGGVQRLYMGNLKTGEHEVSAVFVGQGPDGRDYKRGARLTIDKEDDPKVLEVRINDSTARMQPDFDIKEWDN from the coding sequence ATGCAGGCTCCGGCTCAAGAGGCCAGTGATGTAGAGGCCCTGAAGCAGCGGGTGCTAGAACTCAACCGCGACCTGTTAATCCTTGAAGAGGAATTACTCTACCCGGCCAGTAGCCAGGTGAGTGTGTTTCTCTCTATGGATGTGGGCAAATTCTTCCGCCTGGATTCGGTAAAGCTGCTGATTGACGGCGAATTGGTGGCCAGCCATCTCTACACAGAGCAACAGCTCGATGCCCTGTATCGCGGTGGCGTACAGCGCTTGTACATGGGCAACTTAAAAACCGGCGAGCATGAAGTGAGTGCTGTATTCGTAGGCCAGGGCCCGGATGGGCGCGACTACAAGCGCGGTGCGCGGCTCACCATCGATAAAGAAGACGATCCAAAAGTATTGGAAGTTCGCATTAACGACTCCACGGCGCGCATGCAGCCCGACTTTGATATCAAGGAATGGGATAACTGA